The Chitinivibrionia bacterium genome has a window encoding:
- a CDS encoding Wzz/FepE/Etk N-terminal domain-containing protein, with amino-acid sequence MSDENVSNEWSEKDDEIDIRELVLVLFRNWIIIVAATIVVAVGVAVYANLLPDQYVAKTVAVSGGGGGGNNQMAGLAALAGISMPVAGGGGINLMNFVDLLVENTAFNQSIIDQKWVIRRLQTREEQIARAPFIYDTMTLAQFWTETRFWKLTEPDTTVPDWQIRWNMAQVNTLRSNRFITIDRDQRTGILEIRTRFENPSLSYAVHQFLLEYLMEVIQEDRLNRGKESREFIEERVAEVRDNLHRAEARLVHFRERNLSVQSPTVMLEGERLGREVALHAGLYAELVRQLEIARIDERRESPAFEIIREADFPLGPSEPNRRLLYIIGLAGGFFAGIFSVFAKEWILSIIKHKNA; translated from the coding sequence ATGTCTGACGAAAATGTATCAAACGAATGGTCTGAGAAAGACGACGAAATCGACATCAGAGAATTAGTGTTGGTTTTGTTTAGAAACTGGATTATAATTGTTGCGGCGACAATAGTTGTTGCTGTGGGTGTTGCGGTTTACGCGAATTTGCTTCCCGACCAATATGTCGCAAAAACTGTCGCCGTATCGGGCGGTGGCGGCGGCGGCAATAACCAAATGGCGGGGCTTGCGGCTTTGGCTGGAATAAGTATGCCTGTTGCGGGTGGCGGCGGCATAAACCTTATGAATTTTGTTGACCTTCTTGTGGAGAATACGGCGTTTAATCAAAGCATAATAGACCAAAAATGGGTTATCCGCAGATTGCAGACAAGAGAGGAGCAAATAGCTCGCGCGCCTTTTATTTATGATACAATGACTCTTGCGCAGTTTTGGACGGAAACGAGATTTTGGAAACTTACCGAGCCCGATACAACTGTTCCCGACTGGCAAATCAGGTGGAATATGGCGCAAGTAAACACATTGCGAAGTAATCGTTTTATCACGATTGACAGAGACCAAAGAACAGGAATATTGGAGATAAGAACTCGCTTTGAAAATCCGTCGTTGTCCTACGCCGTTCATCAGTTTTTGTTGGAATATTTGATGGAAGTTATTCAGGAAGACCGCCTTAACCGCGGCAAAGAAAGTCGGGAGTTTATTGAAGAGCGTGTAGCGGAAGTGCGCGACAACCTGCACAGAGCAGAGGCGCGACTTGTTCATTTTCGCGAAAGAAATCTGAGCGTGCAAAGTCCGACCGTAATGCTTGAGGGCGAGCGTCTTGGGCGCGAAGTAGCGCTTCACGCGGGGCTTTACGCAGAACTTGTTAGACAGCTTGAAATCGCGAGAATTGACGAAAGAAGAGAATCGCCTGCGTTTGAAATAATAAGAGAAGCGGATTTTCCTTTAGGTCCAAGCGAGCCGAACAGACGACTGCTTTATATTATAGGTCTTGCGGGCGGCTTTTTTGCGGGAATATTTTCAGTTTTTGCAAAAGAATGGATTTTGTCCATAATAAAACATAAAAATGCTTAA
- a CDS encoding type II toxin-antitoxin system Phd/YefM family antitoxin, with protein sequence MQTMTMTAAKRNFNKVFENIQNNYEPIFVIGKEKAMVMISAEYWSNFEETAYLSQHSKMRKKIINGLKTPISECIPESEINF encoded by the coding sequence ATGCAAACTATGACAATGACAGCGGCAAAAAGAAACTTTAACAAAGTTTTTGAAAATATCCAAAACAATTACGAGCCGATATTTGTTATCGGTAAAGAAAAGGCAATGGTTATGATTTCAGCGGAATATTGGAGTAATTTTGAAGAAACCGCATACTTGTCGCAACACTCTAAAATGAGAAAAAAAATAATTAACGGGCTCAAAACACCGATTTCGGAATGTATTCCTGAAAGCGAGATAAATTTTTGA
- the tyrS gene encoding tyrosine--tRNA ligase, with protein MNFIEELSWRGMIQDSTPGAVDALSVGGVSGYCGFDPSASSLQVGNLAAIMMMMHFQRRGNKPFALIGGATGIIGDPSGKSSERNLLTLDAVEHNLSQFRKQLSKFLDFSEGKFKAEIINNYDWISPITFLDFLRDVGKHITVGYMLGKDAVKNRLDSGISYTEFSYQLLQAYDYYHLHKTKGISVQFGGSDQWGNIVGGTELIRRIDGSSAHGITQPLVLRADGTKFGKSADGQKLWLDPTMTTPYQFYQFWLNSEDNMCERYLKVFTLLSQEEVVAVMAEHEKAPHLRAMQKALAREATTLVHSKEDYESAVRASEILFGNATENDLRALSADLFLSVFEGVPQKKVSIDEINGKSIVDVAVFADTLFPSKSEVRRNINAISVNKNKTEDEKYIFSENDLLHGKYILLQKGKKNYFIIEAVR; from the coding sequence ATGAATTTTATAGAAGAATTATCTTGGCGGGGGATGATACAGGACTCCACGCCGGGAGCAGTGGACGCGCTATCTGTCGGCGGCGTTTCGGGATACTGCGGATTTGACCCGTCGGCGAGCTCGCTTCAGGTGGGGAACTTGGCGGCAATAATGATGATGATGCACTTTCAGCGCAGGGGAAACAAGCCGTTTGCTTTAATTGGCGGTGCAACGGGAATTATCGGCGACCCGTCCGGGAAATCGAGTGAGCGAAATTTGCTTACTCTCGACGCTGTAGAGCATAACCTTTCGCAGTTCAGAAAGCAACTTTCCAAGTTTTTGGATTTTTCGGAAGGCAAATTTAAGGCGGAAATAATAAATAATTACGACTGGATTTCTCCGATAACATTTTTGGATTTTCTGCGGGATGTCGGCAAACACATAACTGTCGGGTATATGCTGGGCAAAGACGCGGTAAAAAATCGTTTGGACTCGGGAATTTCGTACACGGAATTTTCGTATCAACTTTTGCAGGCTTACGATTACTATCATTTGCACAAAACAAAAGGCATTTCTGTGCAGTTCGGCGGCAGCGACCAATGGGGCAACATAGTAGGCGGAACAGAACTCATAAGACGAATTGACGGAAGTTCTGCGCACGGAATTACTCAGCCGTTAGTGCTTCGCGCAGACGGAACAAAATTCGGCAAATCGGCGGACGGACAAAAGCTTTGGCTCGACCCGACAATGACCACGCCGTATCAGTTCTATCAATTCTGGCTTAATTCCGAAGACAATATGTGCGAGCGCTACCTTAAAGTTTTCACGCTTTTATCGCAGGAAGAAGTTGTCGCGGTTATGGCGGAACACGAAAAAGCGCCGCATTTGCGAGCGATGCAAAAAGCTTTGGCGCGCGAAGCGACAACTTTGGTGCATTCAAAAGAAGATTACGAAAGCGCGGTAAGAGCAAGTGAAATTCTTTTTGGAAATGCAACGGAAAACGATTTACGGGCATTGTCGGCGGACTTGTTCCTGTCTGTTTTTGAAGGAGTTCCGCAGAAAAAGGTGTCGATTGACGAGATAAACGGCAAGTCAATCGTAGATGTCGCAGTATTTGCTGATACGCTTTTCCCGTCTAAAAGCGAAGTCCGTCGAAATATAAACGCAATAAGTGTGAATAAGAACAAAACAGAAGACGAAAAATACATATTTTCGGAGAACGATTTGCTTCACGGAAAGTATATTCTGCTTCAAAAAGGCAAGAAAAATTATTTTATTATAGAAGCTGTAAGATAG
- a CDS encoding ABC transporter ATP-binding protein/permease yields MYRRVLSYMKPYWWLVVLSVLSAFVAVLLQGASAWFLGSLPQVLFAPDEITAPLETPILSLATINEWLKYQGNKIFLIDGFSHPLFIITLLLAVAFTIKNIFLYINHVSIGMLNFSTARDMRNNLYRHILKLPTKFYDQNKSGNLVALMVNDLSVINQTVAGSLGSLLMEPLKLIGFVAMMLIINAELTLVIFVIYPILIFIMAKIGKYVKQRSRKSLTSFDEMVSRITEVIGGVRAVKMFNMTMLENSKFSAISNRLRKNQFKQKVISDTLSPFTETLAFYLIVGLLLIGGTQIITGDGSFTAEDFTRFLVFLFSSYQPLKTLGNVNAGIQAAAAAATRVFAVFDTPAEAISDLDKSKTPNFSDNITFKDVSFFYETAPNSIVLDNMNFSIKKGETIALVGGSGAGKSTMLDILPRFYDITGGEILLDGKNISQFDLTAYRELFGIVSQDTILFNTSIRENIAYGRIGCSDEEIYAAAKAANAFDFVSKMVNGFDTIIGERGVALSGGQRQRIAIARAILRNSQILILDEATSALDTESEQLVQVALSRLMQGKTTFVAAHRLSTIRSADKILVLEKGKIIESGTHDELLAKGGRYEHLYSIQFGKSGSTSLTDR; encoded by the coding sequence ATGTACCGTCGCGTTTTATCCTATATGAAGCCCTATTGGTGGCTTGTTGTTCTTTCCGTTTTGTCGGCGTTTGTGGCTGTGCTTCTTCAGGGAGCATCGGCTTGGTTTTTGGGGTCTTTGCCGCAAGTTCTTTTTGCGCCCGACGAAATAACCGCCCCGCTTGAAACTCCCATCCTTTCGCTTGCAACCATTAACGAATGGCTGAAATACCAAGGTAATAAAATTTTCTTGATTGACGGGTTTTCGCACCCGCTTTTCATTATAACTTTGCTTTTGGCGGTGGCGTTCACCATAAAAAACATATTTTTGTATATAAATCACGTCAGTATCGGTATGCTTAATTTTTCGACCGCCCGCGATATGCGCAACAATTTGTATCGCCATATTCTTAAACTGCCTACAAAATTTTACGACCAAAACAAAAGCGGCAATCTCGTAGCGTTAATGGTAAACGACCTCAGCGTAATAAACCAAACCGTTGCGGGCTCGCTCGGCTCGCTTCTTATGGAGCCGCTGAAACTAATCGGATTTGTAGCAATGATGCTCATAATAAACGCCGAACTTACCCTTGTAATTTTTGTGATTTATCCGATTTTAATTTTTATTATGGCAAAAATCGGAAAATACGTAAAACAACGCTCGCGAAAAAGCCTTACGAGTTTCGATGAAATGGTTTCTCGCATAACCGAAGTAATCGGCGGCGTTCGAGCGGTGAAAATGTTCAATATGACAATGCTGGAAAACAGCAAATTCTCCGCGATAAGCAACCGTTTGCGCAAAAATCAGTTTAAGCAAAAAGTTATCAGCGATACGCTTTCTCCTTTCACCGAAACGCTCGCTTTTTATCTGATAGTCGGTCTTTTGCTTATAGGCGGCACTCAAATCATAACAGGCGACGGCAGTTTTACCGCAGAAGACTTCACGCGCTTTTTGGTGTTTTTGTTTTCTTCGTATCAGCCTCTCAAAACTCTGGGAAATGTAAATGCGGGAATACAGGCGGCGGCGGCGGCGGCAACCCGTGTTTTTGCGGTTTTTGACACTCCCGCAGAAGCCATAAGCGATTTGGATAAGAGCAAAACACCGAATTTCTCAGACAATATAACATTCAAAGATGTGTCGTTTTTCTACGAAACCGCGCCCAATTCCATAGTTTTGGACAATATGAATTTCTCTATAAAAAAAGGCGAAACTATTGCTCTCGTCGGCGGAAGCGGCGCGGGAAAATCGACAATGTTAGACATTCTCCCCCGATTTTACGATATAACCGGCGGCGAAATTCTTCTTGACGGCAAAAACATCTCGCAATTCGACTTGACTGCCTACCGCGAACTTTTCGGCATAGTCTCGCAAGATACCATTTTATTTAACACAAGCATTCGCGAAAACATCGCCTACGGCAGAATTGGCTGTAGCGACGAAGAAATTTACGCCGCCGCCAAAGCCGCAAACGCATTTGACTTTGTATCTAAAATGGTAAACGGCTTCGATACGATTATCGGCGAGCGCGGAGTTGCACTTTCGGGCGGTCAGCGCCAAAGAATAGCCATTGCCCGCGCAATTCTGCGAAACAGCCAAATCCTCATTTTAGACGAAGCGACATCCGCGCTCGACACCGAAAGCGAGCAGTTGGTACAAGTTGCACTATCGCGACTTATGCAAGGAAAAACCACCTTCGTTGCCGCGCACCGACTTTCGACAATCCGCTCGGCAGACAAAATCTTGGTTTTGGAAAAAGGCAAAATAATAGAGAGCGGAACTCACGACGAACTGTTGGCAAAAGGCGGACGATATGAGCATTTGTATTCCATTCAGTTTGGGAAGAGCGGTTCGACTTCGCTCACCGACCGGTGA
- a CDS encoding HD domain-containing protein produces MGLPDELFIYRLIILILVVSFAVALILILKGKKDQKASFTEQTDELIRKMKSQKNLSGNIVSIVAELIEHRDKDTGGHIDRTTSYVSVLVLAMKDSGVYADELNKWNLKTAIASSRLHDVGKIGVSDLILNKPDKLTSEEFEKMKSHASQGVQIIEQIIDKTGDEEFLASAKLFAESHHERWDGAGYPKGLKGEEIPLQSRIMAVVDVYDALTSKRPYKPAFPHEKAVEIIMEGKGKQFDPAIVDVFFTMHGQFDDLREIFSYTHL; encoded by the coding sequence ATGGGCTTACCCGATGAACTTTTTATATACAGGTTGATTATACTGATACTGGTAGTTTCTTTTGCTGTTGCGTTAATTCTTATTTTGAAAGGGAAAAAAGACCAAAAAGCTTCTTTTACCGAACAGACCGACGAATTGATACGAAAAATGAAGTCTCAAAAAAATCTAAGCGGCAATATCGTATCCATTGTTGCAGAATTGATAGAACACCGCGACAAAGATACAGGCGGACATATCGACAGAACTACTTCTTATGTTAGCGTATTGGTTTTGGCAATGAAGGACAGCGGAGTTTACGCGGACGAATTAAATAAATGGAACCTTAAAACCGCAATAGCGTCTTCCAGATTACACGATGTCGGAAAAATAGGCGTTTCGGATTTAATATTGAACAAGCCCGACAAGCTGACAAGTGAAGAATTCGAGAAAATGAAGAGCCACGCGTCGCAAGGAGTGCAAATAATAGAGCAAATCATAGATAAAACAGGCGACGAAGAATTTTTGGCTTCCGCAAAACTTTTCGCCGAATCTCATCACGAGCGTTGGGACGGCGCGGGTTATCCAAAAGGCTTAAAGGGAGAAGAAATACCTCTTCAGAGCAGAATTATGGCGGTTGTTGACGTTTACGACGCGCTGACTTCAAAAAGACCTTACAAACCTGCTTTCCCACACGAAAAAGCGGTAGAAATAATAATGGAAGGCAAAGGTAAACAGTTCGACCCTGCAATCGTTGACGTATTCTTTACTATGCACGGACAATTCGACGACCTTAGAGAGATTTTCAGCTATACTCATCTTTAA
- a CDS encoding Txe/YoeB family addiction module toxin — translation MTYQLFFTKDAAKDAETIKKSPFYLKAKELLDIIRENPFQIPPKYEKLVGNYKGAYSRRINIQHRIVYEVIESEKIVKIISMWKHYE, via the coding sequence TTGACTTATCAACTATTTTTTACAAAAGATGCTGCAAAAGATGCCGAAACCATAAAAAAATCACCTTTTTACCTAAAAGCAAAAGAACTTTTAGATATAATACGCGAGAACCCGTTTCAAATACCGCCGAAATATGAAAAACTTGTCGGAAATTACAAAGGCGCATATTCAAGAAGAATAAATATTCAACACCGCATTGTTTATGAAGTAATTGAAAGCGAAAAAATTGTTAAAATCATAAGTATGTGGAAGCATTACGAATAA
- a CDS encoding histidine kinase, with translation MLKQYFLVFALIIFCAAQTFAALRFSPSESDLTDIVQWRVNFSDSAHFSNPKYDDRHWDTASIVGLWKLDEQGADGIRWYRARIFVSEYIPSTENLAIFVPMVISAYEVFWNGVKIGESGRVADNIYDEIIGRSAGIFTIPHDYSQIGEHILALRISNFSTISGFVSESPQIGFMSNIFTSSLQTLSVSFLIVGILLITALFNFVFIAKSLNIKAHICFAVLSLCCTGYILIPVFSSVFPFNLSHYYSLVLWGDIFWFGILSLLPIYLYLVFEDEYWKIKSIVIFSVCVVLVVFPRLAFYDIVPISTIWVWDFANQIFAIISVIVSIVIAFRAAIQRKKGAKMLLVGLVVFAIGVFFSFAFRQISTWATSFAVLSVFMTVVMGRFFWAEMREKSALEVRSARLELELLKGHISPHFLLNSLNSIIAWIEEDPKNATKLVSELSKELRLLMAFAERKTVSLSEEILLCRAHIQVMNLRKEKEISLKVHGNIDNITVPPLILHTALENGITHGFVKKDKGIFNLSVENTPKKIRIILKNDGDNKVSQNKTDLSGTGNKYIVKRLNELYENDFSFNSTPSPDGWQVVFEIPNDEKKPLS, from the coding sequence ATGCTTAAACAATATTTTTTAGTTTTCGCTTTGATTATTTTCTGCGCCGCACAGACATTTGCGGCGCTTCGTTTTTCTCCGTCCGAAAGCGATTTGACCGACATTGTTCAGTGGCGCGTAAATTTTTCGGACAGCGCGCATTTCTCCAATCCCAAATACGACGACAGGCATTGGGACACAGCCTCGATTGTAGGGCTTTGGAAGTTGGACGAACAAGGCGCCGACGGCATTCGCTGGTATCGCGCGCGAATTTTTGTTTCGGAGTATATTCCGTCAACCGAAAATTTGGCGATATTCGTTCCTATGGTGATTTCTGCTTACGAAGTTTTTTGGAACGGCGTTAAAATCGGTGAAAGCGGACGTGTTGCAGACAACATTTACGACGAAATAATAGGGCGCTCTGCGGGAATTTTCACCATTCCGCACGATTATTCCCAAATAGGCGAGCATATTTTGGCGCTTAGGATTTCCAATTTCAGCACAATTTCGGGATTTGTTTCCGAAAGTCCGCAAATCGGCTTTATGTCGAATATTTTTACAAGTTCTCTGCAAACGCTTTCCGTTTCATTTTTGATTGTCGGAATTTTGCTTATAACAGCGCTTTTCAACTTTGTTTTTATCGCAAAATCGCTTAACATAAAGGCGCATATCTGCTTTGCGGTGCTTTCGCTTTGTTGCACAGGCTACATTTTAATTCCGGTTTTTTCGAGCGTTTTTCCTTTTAATCTGAGCCATTATTATTCGCTTGTGCTTTGGGGCGACATCTTTTGGTTCGGAATTTTGTCGCTTCTTCCGATTTACCTTTATTTGGTTTTTGAAGACGAGTATTGGAAAATAAAATCGATTGTAATTTTTTCGGTTTGCGTTGTTTTGGTTGTCTTTCCTCGTCTTGCTTTTTACGACATCGTGCCGATTTCCACAATTTGGGTTTGGGATTTTGCAAATCAGATTTTTGCAATTATTTCGGTTATTGTTTCTATAGTGATTGCGTTTCGGGCGGCAATTCAACGCAAAAAAGGCGCTAAAATGTTGCTTGTCGGACTTGTGGTTTTTGCAATAGGCGTTTTTTTCTCATTTGCGTTTCGCCAAATAAGCACTTGGGCGACATCTTTTGCGGTATTGTCGGTTTTTATGACGGTCGTAATGGGCAGGTTTTTCTGGGCGGAAATGCGCGAAAAATCGGCATTGGAAGTAAGAAGCGCGCGCTTGGAATTAGAACTTTTAAAAGGGCATATAAGTCCGCACTTTCTCTTAAATTCGCTTAATTCCATAATTGCGTGGATAGAAGAAGACCCCAAAAACGCCACAAAACTTGTAAGCGAACTGTCGAAAGAACTTCGGCTTTTAATGGCTTTTGCCGAAAGAAAAACCGTTTCGCTTTCGGAGGAAATTTTACTTTGCCGCGCTCACATACAGGTTATGAACTTACGCAAAGAAAAAGAAATTTCACTTAAAGTCCACGGAAATATCGACAACATTACCGTTCCGCCGCTTATTTTACATACCGCCTTAGAAAACGGGATTACGCACGGATTTGTCAAAAAAGACAAAGGGATTTTTAATTTAAGCGTTGAAAATACACCGAAAAAAATCCGCATTATCTTAAAAAATGACGGCGACAATAAAGTTTCGCAAAACAAAACGGATTTGTCGGGGACGGGCAACAAATATATTGTAAAACGACTGAATGAACTTTACGAAAATGATTTTTCATTTAACTCGACACCGAGCCCCGACGGTTGGCAAGTTGTTTTTGAAATCCCGAATGATGAAAAAAAGCCTTTGTCTTAA
- a CDS encoding LytTR family DNA-binding domain-containing protein, translated as MKIFIVEDEKVALRRLVRHVEETLPGNEISTFCEIEEALSVFETQTPDLLILDLNLNGQDGFNILKKIEKKKFETIVVSANGERALEGFDLEIVDFVLKPYEVERFAKALQKFMGRRSRLKEKTGAEILIKDGSRRFAISASDILYVSGAGDYREIHCLDGKVYLDGRTLEKFNNLLTDNFVRIHNSYLVDKNSVVQTVVLGGGKYTAILSDGKELPVSRAKYKELFGETD; from the coding sequence ATGAAAATATTTATTGTGGAAGACGAAAAAGTGGCGCTCAGACGGCTTGTTAGGCACGTTGAAGAAACTTTGCCCGGAAACGAAATTTCGACTTTTTGCGAGATTGAAGAAGCGCTTTCTGTTTTTGAAACGCAAACGCCCGATTTACTCATTTTAGACCTGAATCTTAATGGACAAGACGGCTTTAATATCCTGAAAAAAATAGAGAAAAAGAAGTTTGAGACTATCGTTGTTTCAGCAAACGGAGAGAGGGCGCTGGAGGGCTTTGACTTAGAAATAGTAGATTTTGTACTGAAGCCCTACGAAGTAGAGCGTTTTGCCAAGGCATTGCAAAAATTTATGGGTCGCAGAAGCCGCCTTAAAGAAAAGACGGGCGCGGAAATTCTCATAAAAGACGGTTCAAGGCGTTTTGCAATATCCGCCTCCGACATTTTGTATGTTTCGGGCGCGGGCGATTATCGGGAAATCCATTGTTTAGACGGCAAAGTGTATCTTGACGGTCGCACGCTCGAAAAATTCAACAACCTTTTAACCGACAATTTTGTGCGTATTCACAATTCGTATTTGGTCGATAAAAACAGCGTTGTTCAGACGGTTGTTTTGGGCGGCGGAAAATACACGGCGATTTTGTCCGACGGCAAGGAATTGCCTGTAAGCCGCGCAAAATACAAAGAGTTGTTCGGTGAAACGGATTGA
- the folE gene encoding GTP cyclohydrolase I FolE, with amino-acid sequence MQDEIRSLLKKLGEDPDREGLVDTPRRFKEAFGYILGGYKIDPDEILKKAIFTENIDEMIIIKDIEIYSMCEHHLLPFYGKCHIGYIPRGKIYGVSKLARVVDAYSRRLQVQERLTQQIAQTIMDPIGASGVGVVIEAKHLCMMMRGVEKQNSVMTTSAMLGVFRSDSKAREEFLNLIAKK; translated from the coding sequence ATGCAGGACGAAATAAGAAGTTTATTAAAAAAACTCGGTGAAGACCCCGATCGCGAGGGGCTTGTTGATACTCCGAGACGGTTTAAAGAGGCGTTTGGTTATATTTTGGGCGGCTATAAAATCGACCCCGACGAGATACTCAAAAAGGCGATTTTTACCGAGAATATCGACGAAATGATAATCATAAAGGATATAGAAATTTATTCTATGTGCGAGCATCATCTTTTGCCGTTTTACGGGAAATGCCATATAGGCTATATTCCGCGCGGAAAAATTTACGGCGTCAGCAAACTTGCCCGTGTGGTGGACGCATATTCGCGCCGTTTGCAGGTGCAGGAACGTCTTACTCAACAAATCGCGCAAACGATTATGGACCCGATAGGCGCAAGCGGCGTGGGCGTAGTTATTGAGGCGAAACATTTGTGTATGATGATGCGCGGCGTGGAAAAGCAAAACAGCGTAATGACCACAAGCGCAATGCTGGGAGTTTTCAGAAGCGATTCCAAAGCAAGGGAAGAATTTTTGAATTTGATTGCGAAGAAATAG
- a CDS encoding ComEC/Rec2 family competence protein: protein MKRIDGFLHSTPAVFLAFGLFFGIILGSNLQIFNFSLNLATVLIIVIALIFTNRYSKILSAVIAVCVGVIFQNSWQASMEQGEKFFSDGDKIKISVDFYSPPTFQSEKEMTQLATIVPVNVGAYCIRPDIPLNNSPIPSERQGVCNTPLQFTKGYRINLIFPAELTTEILTPAERAEITGIFRCFDTQNTAAPWEFDNIFQAKIKNTIGEIEIISIEKEEKIPFVADIYRHIRRNFEGSRYNSLYISLFTGDRSNLSPHIRAFFRESGLVHFLAISGLHIAILITALSLLVWFLPLPKLVRRCMIAASILFLPFLVGFGPPTLRAVIMGLLLTISQIFNRKSNPVNSLFVAAFFILAIYPMHIFLIGFQYSFVATFAVLLFPKMIGERKYKNEIIFLMLPIFLFIATTPIQIFHFATITWASIIANIIMLPVLTIICQIALISVFVSAVPIFEFVARLMVSFCDKVLDILFFAINRFVLLSGMGENYTQISPFIFILLTLLIMILCCFPKRGIIYSIYLLLAFFTVWGIVNLFKSDTVYTVSSQNLRMKVYCSAQPAAIIIGGAQSRLYYNPQILRWLHNRLDGRLATPLIITDSSYIPPDVFDGYNHIILRNSTGEIKFDVECDEHKTVPVAIAETRRRRTQTPKIFERQKIR, encoded by the coding sequence GTGAAACGGATTGATGGTTTTCTGCATTCTACCCCTGCTGTTTTTCTTGCGTTCGGCTTATTTTTCGGAATAATTCTCGGCTCAAATTTGCAGATTTTTAATTTCTCGCTAAATTTAGCGACGGTTTTAATAATTGTAATTGCACTTATTTTCACTAACCGTTATTCAAAAATTCTGTCGGCTGTTATTGCCGTATGCGTCGGCGTTATTTTTCAAAATTCGTGGCAAGCGAGTATGGAACAGGGCGAAAAATTCTTTTCGGATGGTGATAAAATTAAGATTTCGGTAGATTTTTATTCTCCGCCGACTTTTCAGAGCGAGAAAGAAATGACACAGTTGGCGACTATTGTTCCTGTAAATGTAGGGGCGTATTGCATACGCCCTGATATTCCCCTTAATAATTCACCAATCCCGTCCGAACGTCAGGGCGTATGCAATACGCCCCTACAATTTACCAAAGGTTATCGCATAAACCTAATTTTCCCTGCCGAATTAACAACCGAAATTCTAACCCCAGCCGAACGAGCAGAAATTACGGGAATTTTCCGTTGCTTCGATACCCAAAACACAGCCGCGCCTTGGGAATTCGACAACATTTTTCAGGCAAAAATTAAAAATACTATCGGTGAAATAGAGATAATTTCCATAGAAAAAGAAGAAAAAATACCGTTTGTTGCCGACATTTACAGGCATATTCGCCGAAATTTTGAAGGAAGCCGTTATAATTCGTTGTATATTTCGCTTTTTACGGGCGACCGCTCGAATTTGTCGCCGCACATACGGGCGTTTTTTCGCGAAAGCGGACTTGTGCATTTCTTGGCGATTTCGGGATTGCATATCGCGATTTTAATTACTGCGCTATCGTTGCTTGTTTGGTTTTTACCTTTGCCCAAACTCGTGCGAAGGTGTATGATTGCGGCTTCAATCCTGTTTTTGCCGTTTTTGGTGGGATTTGGTCCGCCTACTTTACGGGCGGTAATTATGGGACTGCTTTTGACAATTTCGCAGATTTTTAACAGAAAAAGCAATCCTGTGAACTCACTTTTTGTGGCGGCGTTTTTTATTTTGGCGATTTATCCTATGCACATTTTTCTGATTGGCTTTCAATATTCGTTTGTGGCGACTTTTGCGGTTTTGCTTTTCCCAAAAATGATAGGCGAGCGCAAATATAAGAACGAAATAATATTTTTGATGTTGCCGATATTTCTTTTTATCGCTACAACGCCTATACAGATTTTTCATTTTGCAACGATTACTTGGGCGTCGATTATTGCGAATATAATTATGCTTCCCGTTTTGACGATAATTTGTCAGATTGCGCTTATTTCGGTTTTTGTGTCGGCTGTTCCGATTTTTGAATTTGTGGCGCGACTTATGGTTTCTTTTTGCGACAAGGTGCTTGACATTCTCTTTTTTGCGATAAATCGATTTGTGCTTTTGAGCGGAATGGGGGAGAATTACACGCAAATTTCGCCTTTCATTTTTATATTGCTTACTTTGCTTATTATGATTTTGTGCTGTTTTCCAAAACGCGGGATTATTTATTCGATTTATTTGCTTTTGGCGTTTTTTACAGTTTGGGGAATTGTCAATTTGTTCAAATCCGATACTGTTTACACGGTATCATCGCAAAATTTAAGAATGAAAGTTTACTGTAGCGCACAACCTGCGGCAATAATTATCGGCGGCGCTCAATCGCGACTGTATTATAATCCCCAAATTTTGCGTTGGTTGCATAACAGGCTTGACGGGCGACTTGCAACACCGCTTATTATAACCGATAGCTCGTACATCCCGCCTGACGTTTTTGATGGCTATAATCATATAATCTTGCGAAACTCTACGGGAGAAATAAAATTTGATGTGGAATGCGATGAGCATAAAACAGTTCCTGTAGCGATTGCCGAAACCCGTCGGCGCAGAACTCAGACCCCGAAAATTTTTGAAAGACAAAAAATTCGATAG